The Streptococcus sp. VT 162 genome has a window encoding:
- a CDS encoding FMN adenylyltransferase, protein MNRHAIQLISRGAINKIGNMLYDYGNSVWLASMGTVGQTVLGIYQISELVTSILVNPFGGVISDRFSRRKILMTTDLICGVLCLAISFIRNDSLMIAALIFANIVQAVAFAFSRTANKAIITEVVEKDEIVTYNARLELVLQVVGVSSPVLSFIVLQFASLHMTLVLDAISFFIAFILVAFLPKKEAKEQVKRTLSWKNIFADMKEGIRYIWRQQEIFFLLVVASSVNFFFAAFEFLLPFSDRLYGVEGAYATILTMGAIGSIIGALLASKIKAGVYNLLILLALTGVGVFMMGLPLPTFLSFSGNLVCELFMTIFNIHFFTQVQTKVEGEYLGRVLSTIFTLAILFMPIAKGFMTVLPSVNLSSFLIIGSGVVILSCFSLVYVRSHFKKEL, encoded by the coding sequence ATGAATCGACATGCAATCCAGTTGATTAGTCGTGGGGCTATTAATAAGATAGGGAATATGCTCTATGATTATGGAAATAGTGTTTGGTTAGCATCAATGGGAACAGTAGGACAGACTGTTCTTGGGATTTACCAGATTTCTGAGTTGGTTACATCGATTCTAGTCAATCCCTTTGGCGGAGTGATTTCAGACCGCTTTTCGCGTCGCAAAATTTTGATGACGACAGACTTGATTTGTGGCGTTCTCTGTCTAGCTATTTCTTTCATCAGAAATGATAGCTTGATGATTGCTGCTCTGATCTTCGCAAATATTGTTCAGGCGGTTGCCTTTGCATTTTCTCGTACAGCCAACAAAGCCATTATAACTGAGGTTGTAGAGAAAGACGAGATTGTGACCTATAATGCTCGCTTAGAGCTAGTCTTGCAGGTTGTAGGCGTTAGCTCCCCTGTACTTTCTTTCATCGTTTTACAATTTGCTAGTCTCCATATGACGCTTGTTTTAGATGCCATTAGTTTTTTCATCGCATTTATCTTAGTAGCTTTCCTCCCCAAAAAAGAGGCTAAGGAACAAGTGAAAAGGACTCTCAGCTGGAAAAATATTTTTGCTGATATGAAAGAAGGGATTCGATATATTTGGCGCCAGCAAGAAATCTTTTTCCTTTTGGTAGTCGCTTCCAGTGTTAATTTCTTTTTTGCAGCTTTTGAATTTCTCCTCCCTTTTTCAGATCGACTATACGGGGTAGAAGGAGCTTATGCAACTATTTTGACTATGGGCGCTATTGGTTCGATTATCGGAGCTCTTCTAGCTAGCAAAATAAAGGCAGGTGTTTATAATCTTTTGATTCTATTGGCCTTGACTGGAGTTGGAGTTTTTATGATGGGGTTACCATTGCCAACTTTTCTTTCCTTTTCTGGAAATTTAGTTTGTGAACTGTTTATGACGATTTTTAATATTCACTTTTTTACTCAGGTTCAAACCAAGGTTGAGGGGGAATACTTGGGAAGAGTACTAAGCACCATTTTTACCTTAGCCATCCTATTTATGCCGATTGCAAAAGGCTTTATGACGGTGCTACCAAGTGTCAATCTCTCTTCTTTTCTGATAATTGGAAGCGGGGTTGTCATCCTGTCTTGTTTCTCCCTCGTTTATGTGCGAAGTCATTTTAAAAAAGAGTTATAA
- the ligA gene encoding NAD-dependent DNA ligase LigA (this protein catalyzes the formation of phosphodiester linkages between 5'-phosphoryl and 3'-hydroxyl groups in double-stranded DNA using NAD as a coenzyme and as the energy source for the reaction; essential for DNA replication and repair of damaged DNA; similar to ligase LigB), whose amino-acid sequence MNERMNELVALLNRYATEYYTSDNPSVSDSEYDRLYRELVELEAAYPDQVLADSPTHRVGGKVLDGFEKYSHQYPLYSLQDAFSREELEAFDARVRKELPHPTYICELKIDGLSISLTYEKGILVVGATRGDGSIGENITENLKRVKNIPLTLPEELDITVRGECYMPRASFDQVNQARQENGEPEFANPRNAAAGTLRQLDTAVVAKRNLATFLYQEASPSTRDSQEKVLEHLEQLGFVVNPKRILAKSIDEIWDFIQEVGQEREKLPYDIDGVVIKVNDLAGQEELGFTVKAPKWAIAYKFPAEEKEAQLLSVDWTVGRTGVVTPTANLTPVQLAGTTVSRATLHNVDYIAEKDIRKDDTVIVYKAGDIIPAVLRVVESKRVSEEKLDIPTNCPSCDSQLLHFEDEVALRCINPRCPAQIMEGLIHFTSRDAMNITGLGPSIVEKLFAANLVKDVADIYRLKEDDFLLLEGVKEKSASKLYQAIQASKENSAEKLLFGLGIRHVGSKASQLLLQHFHSIENLAQADPEEVASIESLGSVIAQSLQAYFATEGSNILLDELKEAGVNLDYKGQTVVADAALSGLTVVLTGKLERLTRSEAKNKLESLGAKVTGSVSKKTNLVVAGADAGSKLQKAQELGIEVRDEAWLESL is encoded by the coding sequence ATGAATGAAAGAATGAATGAGTTAGTTGCCTTACTTAACCGCTATGCGACCGAGTACTATACGAGTGACAATCCCTCGGTTTCAGATAGCGAGTATGATCGCCTCTACCGAGAGTTGGTCGAATTGGAAGCTGCCTATCCAGATCAAGTTTTAGCGGACAGTCCGACCCATCGTGTTGGTGGTAAGGTTTTAGATGGTTTTGAAAAATACAGTCATCAGTATCCTCTATACAGTTTGCAGGATGCTTTTTCACGTGAAGAGTTAGAAGCTTTTGATGCGCGTGTTCGAAAGGAATTACCCCACCCGACCTATATTTGTGAGCTGAAAATCGATGGTTTGTCTATCTCGCTGACGTATGAAAAGGGGATTTTGGTTGTCGGTGCCACTCGTGGTGATGGTTCTATTGGAGAGAATATCACTGAAAATCTCAAGCGTGTCAAGAACATTCCTTTGACCTTGCCAGAAGAACTTGATATCACTGTTCGTGGAGAGTGTTACATGCCACGCGCTTCATTTGACCAGGTCAACCAAGCTCGCCAAGAAAATGGAGAGCCTGAATTTGCTAATCCTCGTAACGCAGCTGCAGGAACCCTCCGTCAGCTGGATACAGCAGTAGTGGCCAAACGCAATCTTGCGACTTTCCTCTATCAAGAAGCCAGCCCTTCTACTCGTGATAGTCAAGAAAAAGTCTTGGAGCATCTTGAACAGCTTGGTTTTGTAGTTAATCCTAAACGAATATTGGCTAAAAGTATAGATGAGATATGGGATTTCATCCAAGAAGTAGGACAAGAACGGGAGAAACTTCCTTACGATATTGATGGAGTGGTCATCAAGGTCAACGACCTAGCAGGTCAAGAAGAACTCGGCTTTACTGTTAAAGCGCCCAAGTGGGCAATCGCCTATAAATTTCCCGCTGAAGAAAAAGAAGCCCAGCTCCTTTCAGTTGACTGGACAGTAGGTCGTACGGGTGTTGTGACTCCGACTGCCAATCTAACACCTGTTCAGCTTGCTGGGACAACTGTTAGCCGTGCAACATTGCATAATGTAGATTATATCGCTGAAAAGGATATCCGAAAAGATGATACGGTAATCGTTTATAAGGCTGGAGATATCATCCCTGCTGTTTTGCGTGTTGTAGAGTCTAAACGTGTTTCTGAAGAAAAACTAGATATTCCGACTAACTGTCCGAGCTGTGACAGTCAGTTGCTTCATTTTGAAGATGAAGTGGCTCTTCGTTGTATCAATCCTCGTTGTCCTGCACAAATCATGGAAGGCTTGATTCACTTTACCTCTCGAGACGCCATGAATATTACAGGACTTGGTCCATCTATTGTTGAAAAGCTTTTTGCTGCCAATTTAGTCAAGGATGTGGCAGATATTTACCGTTTGAAAGAAGATGATTTCCTCCTTTTAGAAGGTGTCAAGGAAAAGTCTGCTTCTAAACTGTATCAGGCCATTCAAGCATCCAAGGAAAACTCTGCTGAAAAGCTCTTGTTTGGTCTGGGAATTCGCCATGTCGGAAGCAAGGCTAGCCAACTCTTGCTCCAACATTTCCACTCTATTGAAAATCTAGCCCAAGCTGATCCTGAGGAAGTAGCAAGTATCGAGAGCTTGGGTAGTGTGATTGCACAAAGCCTTCAGGCTTATTTTGCTACAGAAGGGTCGAATATTCTCTTAGACGAGTTGAAAGAAGCTGGAGTCAATCTGGACTACAAAGGACAGACAGTAGTAGCGGATGCGGCCTTGTCAGGTTTGACCGTTGTATTAACTGGAAAATTGGAACGTCTCACACGCTCAGAAGCCAAAAATAAACTCGAAAGCCTCGGTGCCAAGGTCACAGGCAGTGTATCTAAGAAAACGAATCTTGTAGTAGCAGGAGCAGATGCAGGAAGCAAGCTCCAAAAAGCACAAGAACTTGGTATCGAAGTTCGAGATGAGGCCTGGCTAGAAAGTTTGTAA